One Gemmatimonadota bacterium DNA window includes the following coding sequences:
- a CDS encoding RHS repeat-associated core domain-containing protein translates to MRFGYDTAGRPSTVQFDRGTLGFSYSAASGNLTRITAPGNDTLRFAYDGSLPTKVIWAGLLRDSVQVAYDSAFRVKTQTVHGTSTVSFSYDRDGLLVAAGALRLGRSGTHGLLLADTLGPVRGSYSYTSRGELAGLHQARSGTTLLGTGYLRDSLGRITQLTDSVREAGGTLQVRRWSYVYDGVSRLLRDSLDGALHQAFAYDSNGNRTSLTTALGTVSSSYDAQDRLTRSATSGGAVTLYTYGSNGELQTKTDSATGAQTRYQYDALGNLLTVVLPPGDSVEYLIDGQNRRVGRKWNGAVTHRWLYQNQLNPIAELDSAGALVSRFVYGNRANVPDYLVRGGAVYRLVTDHLGSVRAVVDTATGAVAQWTAYDAWGNVLADSGAGFQPFGFAGGMADSATGLVRFGVRDYDPTIGRWTAKDPVGFLTGRTNLVAYTAQKIPSISSIPQAPWPVPCSSSRLLGGLPAGFPGTGLGGGVTGGFTSSRAGCSSPSQRQLHMVVERCAGVSATGGLSSSSSDLPVGISEARARSLLKQTLGLGGARGIAATRGENGDLGWAPGVFPRFGAGIGVRASIGVQKATTIASPPIFKVLRDLWRRFFGRRPRLLVGSVSPNSRSVALSSCLPTLGGTGVPCARPSASRPRSAGMMSGAFYALQARYISALVGVGGYFLGC, encoded by the coding sequence GTGCGCTTCGGCTACGACACCGCCGGGCGGCCGAGCACCGTGCAGTTCGACCGCGGGACGCTCGGGTTCAGCTACAGCGCCGCCAGCGGCAACCTCACCCGGATCACCGCGCCGGGGAACGACACCCTCCGGTTTGCCTATGACGGGAGCCTCCCCACCAAGGTGATCTGGGCCGGCCTGCTCCGGGACAGCGTCCAGGTGGCCTACGACAGCGCCTTCCGGGTCAAGACCCAGACGGTCCACGGCACGAGCACCGTGAGCTTCAGCTACGATCGCGACGGGCTGCTGGTGGCGGCGGGGGCGCTCCGCCTGGGCCGCAGTGGCACCCATGGCCTGTTGCTGGCCGATACCCTGGGCCCCGTCCGGGGGAGCTACAGCTACACCAGCCGCGGGGAGCTGGCCGGCCTCCACCAGGCCCGGAGTGGCACCACCCTCCTCGGCACCGGCTACCTGCGGGACAGCCTGGGCCGGATCACCCAGCTCACTGATTCGGTGCGCGAGGCCGGGGGCACGCTCCAGGTGCGGCGCTGGAGCTATGTCTATGACGGGGTGAGCCGCCTGCTCCGCGACTCGCTCGACGGGGCGCTGCACCAGGCCTTTGCCTACGACTCCAACGGCAACCGCACCAGCCTCACCACCGCCCTGGGCACGGTCAGCTCCAGCTACGATGCCCAGGACCGGCTCACCCGGAGCGCCACCAGCGGCGGCGCGGTCACCCTCTACACCTACGGCTCGAACGGCGAGCTCCAGACCAAGACCGACTCGGCCACCGGCGCCCAGACCCGCTACCAGTACGACGCCCTGGGCAACCTCCTCACGGTGGTGCTGCCGCCCGGCGACAGCGTCGAGTACCTGATCGACGGCCAGAACCGCCGGGTCGGGCGGAAGTGGAACGGCGCGGTCACCCACCGCTGGCTGTACCAGAACCAGCTCAACCCCATCGCGGAGCTCGACAGCGCCGGCGCGCTGGTGAGCCGCTTCGTCTACGGCAACCGGGCCAACGTGCCGGACTACCTGGTCCGGGGCGGAGCGGTGTATCGTCTGGTGACCGACCACCTGGGGAGCGTCCGGGCGGTGGTGGACACCGCCACCGGCGCGGTGGCGCAGTGGACCGCCTACGACGCCTGGGGCAACGTCCTCGCGGACAGTGGGGCGGGCTTCCAGCCGTTCGGGTTCGCGGGGGGGATGGCGGACAGTGCGACGGGGTTGGTGCGGTTTGGGGTGCGGGATTACGATCCGACCATAGGGCGGTGGACGGCGAAGGATCCGGTTGGGTTCCTTACCGGCAGAACAAACCTTGTCGCGTATACCGCACAGAAAATCCCATCGATCTCCTCGATCCCTCAGGCACCGTGGCCGGTCCCCTGCAGCAGCTCCCGGCTTCTCGGCGGCTTACCGGCGGGCTTCCCGGGCACTGGCCTTGGGGGAGGCGTCACCGGCGGGTTTACCTCGTCCCGGGCCGGTTGTTCGTCACCTTCACAGCGTCAGCTTCATATGGTGGTGGAGCGTTGCGCTGGTGTAAGTGCAACAGGGGGCCTCTCCAGCTCAAGCAGTGACCTGCCCGTTGGAATCAGTGAGGCAAGAGCGCGGTCGTTGCTCAAGCAAACGCTGGGCTTAGGTGGAGCAAGGGGCATTGCCGCCACTCGTGGTGAGAATGGTGACTTGGGCTGGGCTCCGGGGGTATTTCCGAGGTTTGGGGCGGGAATCGGGGTGCGGGCATCGATTGGAGTACAGAAGGCCACCACGATTGCCTCACCGCCAATTTTCAAGGTCCTGCGCGATCTGTGGAGGCGGTTCTTCGGACGCCGCCCGCGATTATTGGTGGGCTCTGTCTCACCTAACTCTCGGTCAGTCGCGTTGTCGAGTTGTTTGCCAACGCTGGGAGGGACAGGTGTGCCGTGTGCTAGGCCGTCCGCTTCCCGACCCCGTTCCGCAGGCATGATGAGTGGGGCCTTCTATGCTCTCCAGGCGAGGTACATTTCAGCGCTGGTCGGAGTCGGTGGCTATTTCCTCGGCTGTTGA